From the genome of Nicotiana sylvestris chromosome 2, ASM39365v2, whole genome shotgun sequence, one region includes:
- the LOC138884900 gene encoding uncharacterized protein, translating into MSSMEQSLKNMQGLSGQKSVSYVDLCMLPHVHLPLGFKTPKFEKHGRHRDPIAHLKWYCNQLRGAGGKKELLMVYFRESLVGIASEWYMDQDISRWHIWDDLARDFVRQFQYNIDIAPDRNSLSNLKKKSVESFREYAVKWNEQAPRVKPPMDETEMVSVFLQAQEANYFQNMMSAIGKPFVEAIKIGEMVENGLKIGRILSQYAIRATSQAIQGRSGGVAN; encoded by the coding sequence ATGAGTAGCATGGAGCAGAGTCTAAAAAATATGCAGGGCTTGAGTGGGCAAAAGAGCGTATCCTATGTTGATCTGTGTATGTTACCGCACGTGCATTTACCcctgggtttcaaaaccccaaagtttgaaaaGCATGGCAGGCATagggatcccatagcccaccttaAGTGGTactgcaatcaactgagaggagcaggtggaaaaaAGGAGCTTCTCATGGTTTATTTTAGAGAAAGCTTGGTcggcattgcttctgaatggtacATGGATCAGGATATATCTCGTTGGCATATTTGGGATGATCTGGCTCGGGATTTTGTTAGGCAATttcagtataacatcgacatagCTCCTGATAGGAATTCGTTgtcgaatctcaagaagaagtccgtggaaagcttccgagagtatgctgtcaaatggAATGAACAAGCACCCAGAGTCaagcctccaatggatgaaaCAGAGATGGTTAGTGTTTttcttcaagcccaagaggctaaTTATTTTCAGAATATGATGTCCGCGATTGGGAAACCATTTGTCGAGGCCATCAAAATTGGTGAAATGGTCGAGAATGGTCTAAAAATAGGGCGCATATTGAGTCAATATGCTATAAGGGCTACCTCCCAAGCAATTCAAGGCAGGTCTGGAGGTGTAGCGAATTGA